One stretch of Chryseobacterium sp. LJ668 DNA includes these proteins:
- a CDS encoding aminoglycoside phosphotransferase family protein, protein MTFENAKRFFENHFGGKSTEFVTLAQSGSARVNFRAQNQTGNYIITYNENIRENDSFLYFSRVFSDLNLNTPKVLKVSDDRKMYIQEYLGNHTLSEIISKENLSENVESLVKQTLENLFELQTKTQKQIDFTQTFEYESYNELPVTHDLYYFKNFIADVLELEYHKSTLLKEFKEIVNLIENLEPKGLMIRDFQARNIMVNNQNEVSFIDYQSAMKGPLIYDVISFLFQAKANFPENFKNRMLEFYIQQFENKETQFQLKKSVRPIQLMRFLQVLGAYGFRGLIQRKQHFITSIDKGIENLKEFSDDWEDMKNYPELKKVIKQLSLEKTKLKIEEILQS, encoded by the coding sequence ATGACTTTTGAAAATGCAAAAAGATTTTTTGAAAACCATTTTGGCGGAAAATCTACAGAATTTGTCACTTTAGCTCAAAGCGGTTCTGCAAGAGTCAATTTTCGGGCTCAAAATCAGACAGGGAATTACATTATCACTTACAATGAAAATATTCGTGAAAATGATAGTTTTCTCTATTTTTCAAGGGTTTTTTCAGATTTAAATCTTAATACTCCGAAGGTATTGAAGGTATCGGATGACAGAAAAATGTATATTCAGGAATATCTCGGGAATCATACGCTTTCAGAAATTATTTCTAAAGAAAATTTATCTGAAAATGTAGAATCTCTTGTAAAACAAACTTTGGAAAATCTTTTCGAATTACAAACGAAAACGCAGAAACAGATTGATTTTACTCAAACCTTTGAATACGAAAGTTATAACGAGCTTCCGGTAACACATGACCTGTATTACTTCAAAAATTTCATTGCCGATGTTTTGGAGCTTGAATACCATAAGTCGACCCTGCTGAAAGAATTTAAAGAAATTGTGAACCTCATCGAAAATCTTGAGCCAAAAGGTTTGATGATTCGTGATTTTCAGGCAAGAAACATTATGGTGAACAATCAAAATGAAGTTTCTTTTATTGATTATCAATCTGCAATGAAAGGACCTTTAATATATGATGTGATCTCATTTCTGTTTCAGGCAAAAGCCAACTTTCCGGAAAATTTTAAAAATAGAATGCTTGAATTTTACATTCAGCAATTTGAAAATAAGGAGACCCAGTTCCAACTAAAAAAATCGGTAAGACCCATTCAGCTGATGCGGTTTCTGCAAGTTTTAGGAGCGTATGGTTTCCGCGGATTAATTCAAAGAAAACAACATTTTATTACCAGCATTGATAAAGGAATTGAAAATTTAAAGGAGTTTTCAGACGATTGGGAAGATATGAAAAATTATCCCGAACTGAAAAAGGTGATTAAACAGTTGAGTTTGGAGAAAACAAAATTAAAAATTGAAGAGATTTTACAGAGTTAA
- a CDS encoding nucleotidyltransferase family protein, translated as MKALIFAAGKGTRLKPFTDHHPKALAKVNGIPLLERNITYLKSFGITDFVINVHHFGDQIIDFVKKNDNFNCRIEISNESEELLETGGGLIFAKKFLDHGEDFIIMNADILTNININDLVEYHQNIKDFVTLAVSDRESSRKLLFNDDMVLRGWLNVQTGEQRLAEFNKGFKPYAFSGVHCINPIIFDKIKRTGKFSVMEEYLDLMKTEKIHGFKHDSILIDVGRPSSIIEAEKYFK; from the coding sequence ATGAAGGCATTAATTTTTGCAGCAGGAAAAGGCACCCGTTTAAAACCTTTTACAGATCATCATCCGAAAGCTTTGGCAAAAGTAAATGGCATTCCGCTTTTGGAAAGAAATATAACATATCTAAAGAGTTTTGGGATTACTGATTTTGTAATCAACGTACATCATTTTGGCGATCAGATTATTGATTTTGTAAAGAAAAACGACAATTTTAATTGCAGAATTGAAATTTCAAACGAATCTGAAGAACTTCTGGAAACAGGGGGAGGTTTAATCTTTGCCAAAAAATTTCTTGACCATGGTGAAGATTTTATCATCATGAATGCGGATATCCTGACCAACATTAACATCAATGATCTGGTGGAATATCACCAAAACATAAAAGATTTTGTTACATTAGCCGTGTCAGACAGAGAAAGTTCGCGAAAATTATTATTTAACGATGATATGGTTTTGAGAGGATGGCTGAATGTACAGACCGGCGAGCAGCGACTGGCAGAATTTAATAAGGGATTTAAACCTTATGCATTCAGCGGTGTACACTGCATAAATCCGATTATTTTCGACAAAATAAAACGTACCGGTAAATTTTCTGTGATGGAAGAATATCTGGATCTGATGAAGACCGAAAAAATTCATGGTTTTAAGCATGACAGTATTCTGATCGATGTAGGAAGGCCGTCATCAATCATAGAAGCCGAAAAATATTTTAAATAA
- the xrtF gene encoding exosortase family protein XrtF: MLKDFRPVLGILLRFIIIYLVLLFVYQFYLNSFKAQGLDPYSRIIADHVMFIQNKLQYPTLLYNDVPNEQVYYYVKKVYVTRMVEGCNAVSVIILFVSFVFAFYKGTKTFVFVAAGLLALYIMNVLRIVGLNIVTRDYSEYNKLAHDYLFPAVIYGSVVVLWLIWIKFFALKNENS, translated from the coding sequence ATGCTAAAGGACTTTAGGCCTGTTTTGGGAATTCTGCTGCGTTTCATCATCATTTATCTGGTGCTGCTATTCGTGTATCAGTTTTATCTGAACAGTTTTAAAGCTCAGGGCCTCGATCCTTATTCGCGGATTATTGCAGACCATGTGATGTTTATTCAAAACAAATTGCAATATCCTACCTTATTGTATAATGACGTTCCTAATGAACAGGTTTATTACTATGTAAAAAAAGTATATGTCACGAGAATGGTGGAGGGTTGCAATGCGGTGTCTGTCATCATTCTGTTTGTATCTTTTGTTTTTGCATTTTATAAAGGGACTAAAACTTTCGTTTTTGTTGCTGCAGGTCTTCTTGCTCTTTACATTATGAATGTTTTGAGAATTGTAGGACTTAATATTGTAACTCGGGATTATTCAGAATACAATAAACTGGCTCATGATTATCTGTTTCCAGCTGTTATTTATGGGAGTGTCGTGGTTCTTTGGCTAATTTGGATCAAATTTTTTGCTTTAAAAAATGAAAATTCTTAG
- a CDS encoding RapZ C-terminal domain-containing protein: protein MLHIDIHSFSYKKGGIPKDDSGNGGGFTFDCRGILNPGRVEEYKIQTGKDIGVQEYLEAKTDMPKFLELVKSMVSINIDNYLGRGFENLQINFGCTGGQHRSVYSAIKIAHFIEEKYGDKVEVSLHHDEQHQLNNK, encoded by the coding sequence ATGCTACACATAGACATCCACAGTTTTTCATATAAAAAAGGAGGAATTCCTAAAGACGATTCAGGAAATGGGGGCGGTTTTACCTTCGACTGCAGAGGAATTTTAAATCCGGGAAGAGTGGAAGAATATAAAATCCAAACCGGGAAAGATATCGGCGTACAGGAATATCTGGAAGCAAAAACAGATATGCCCAAATTTTTAGAACTGGTAAAAAGCATGGTTTCCATCAACATCGATAATTATCTGGGTCGCGGGTTTGAGAATCTTCAGATCAATTTTGGCTGTACCGGTGGACAGCACAGATCGGTATATTCAGCCATCAAAATCGCTCATTTTATTGAAGAAAAATATGGAGATAAAGTGGAAGTCAGCCTTCATCATGATGAGCAACATCAACTCAATAATAAATGA
- a CDS encoding aspartate-semialdehyde dehydrogenase — protein sequence MKVAVVGSTGMVGQVMLKVLEERNFPVTELIPVASERSIGKQVKYKQVDYTIVSIDDAIAAKPDIAIFSAGGSTSLEYAPKFAEAGITVIDNSSAWRMDPTKKLVVPEINAHVLTKEDKIIANPNCSTIQLVMVLGPLNKKYDLRRVIISTYQSVTGTGKAAVDQLNAEIAGDDSVAKVYPYQIFKNALPHCDVFSDDDYTKEEIKLMKEPKKILGDDTFNLTATAVRVPVQGGHSESVNIEFENEFELDEVRKILSETPGVIVMDNVKNNEYPMPLYSEGKDEVFVGRIRRDLSQPKTLNLWIVADNLRKGAATNAVQIAEYLVANNLV from the coding sequence ATGAAAGTAGCTGTAGTAGGTTCAACAGGAATGGTTGGCCAAGTGATGCTTAAAGTTCTCGAAGAGAGAAACTTCCCTGTAACAGAGTTAATTCCGGTTGCTTCGGAAAGATCCATCGGTAAACAGGTGAAGTATAAACAGGTAGATTACACTATCGTAAGCATCGACGACGCTATAGCTGCGAAACCTGATATTGCTATTTTCTCCGCAGGAGGTTCAACTTCTTTAGAATATGCTCCAAAATTTGCCGAAGCAGGAATTACAGTAATCGATAATTCTTCAGCATGGAGAATGGATCCTACCAAGAAATTAGTCGTTCCGGAAATCAACGCACATGTATTGACAAAAGAAGACAAGATTATTGCCAATCCAAACTGTTCTACCATTCAGCTGGTCATGGTTTTAGGTCCGTTGAATAAAAAATATGATTTAAGGAGAGTCATTATTTCTACTTACCAATCTGTAACAGGTACGGGTAAAGCAGCGGTTGATCAGCTGAATGCTGAAATTGCCGGTGATGATTCTGTTGCTAAAGTTTATCCTTATCAAATCTTTAAAAATGCTTTGCCGCATTGTGATGTATTTTCAGATGACGATTACACGAAAGAAGAAATTAAATTGATGAAAGAGCCTAAAAAGATTTTAGGAGACGACACATTCAATTTAACCGCAACCGCAGTAAGAGTTCCGGTACAGGGAGGCCATTCTGAAAGCGTAAACATCGAATTTGAAAACGAATTTGAATTAGACGAAGTACGAAAAATTTTATCAGAAACGCCGGGAGTTATCGTGATGGATAACGTAAAAAACAACGAGTACCCAATGCCGCTCTATTCAGAAGGGAAAGATGAAGTTTTTGTAGGGCGAATCAGAAGAGATCTCTCGCAGCCGAAAACCCTTAACCTCTGGATTGTAGCAGACAACCTACGGAAAGGTGCTGCAACCAACGCTGTACAGATTGCAGAATACCTGGTAGCAAACAACTTAGTATAA
- a CDS encoding DUF5689 domain-containing protein yields the protein MNNIAKFLKTAFVAVGVLSAVSSCVKNDEWETPPIQCTNKFAAPTMTMADFAAQVPANGYKLITTDQIFDGYIISSDEQGNFYKTISFQDKTVNPTVGLQIEVDKASNFADYPVGAHIRINAKGLRLGLDRGTVKLGSEDPTFAIGRIPQALVGRYVSGVCNGNGLDIQKITPTVLTSLADAKNPNLINTLVTVPGVQFTIAEIFPVQKKFIDYDAAGQGLDTDRNIEDKLGNSTVIRNSGFYKTGGEVLPSGNGNITFVVSRYNTSWQMLIRSASDIAFTGPRVDSTPPKGGAAIAYSGSFLENFESYSLTPTNLEVYPKYVNDPVLGNRYWQLKTFSNNKYIQLGANSGSGPYVTYFAVPVDFTAASTFKFDVNVGFWNGNALKVYYTTNYTPLGDITAATKTDITSAFTIPQAPISGYGTLAPAGTYTIPASVTGNGFILFEYTGNGSGVTTTIQLDNIQAQ from the coding sequence ATGAATAATATCGCTAAATTTTTAAAAACGGCATTTGTAGCAGTAGGTGTACTGTCTGCTGTGTCTTCTTGCGTGAAAAATGATGAGTGGGAAACACCTCCTATTCAATGTACAAACAAGTTTGCTGCGCCTACGATGACAATGGCTGATTTTGCAGCACAAGTTCCTGCTAATGGTTATAAACTGATTACAACAGATCAGATTTTTGATGGATACATTATTTCTTCTGATGAACAAGGAAATTTTTATAAGACTATTTCTTTCCAGGACAAAACTGTAAATCCTACTGTTGGTTTACAAATTGAAGTGGATAAGGCAAGTAATTTTGCTGACTATCCGGTCGGAGCTCATATCAGAATAAATGCTAAAGGTCTGAGATTAGGCCTTGACAGAGGTACTGTAAAATTAGGTTCAGAAGATCCTACTTTTGCCATAGGTAGAATTCCTCAGGCGCTTGTAGGAAGATATGTATCTGGTGTTTGTAACGGAAACGGTCTTGATATCCAAAAAATCACTCCAACTGTTCTTACATCATTGGCAGACGCAAAAAACCCTAATTTAATCAATACATTGGTAACTGTTCCTGGTGTACAGTTTACTATTGCAGAAATATTCCCCGTTCAGAAAAAATTTATTGATTATGATGCTGCAGGACAAGGTTTGGATACAGATAGAAATATTGAAGATAAACTTGGAAATTCTACAGTAATCAGAAATTCTGGTTTTTATAAAACAGGTGGTGAGGTTTTACCTTCAGGAAACGGAAACATTACTTTTGTAGTAAGCAGATACAATACATCTTGGCAAATGTTAATCAGAAGCGCATCTGATATTGCTTTTACAGGACCACGAGTAGATTCTACTCCACCGAAAGGAGGTGCCGCAATTGCTTATTCTGGTTCTTTCCTCGAAAATTTTGAAAGTTATTCTTTAACACCTACCAATCTTGAGGTATATCCTAAATATGTTAATGATCCGGTTTTAGGAAACAGATATTGGCAGTTAAAGACATTTAGCAACAATAAATATATTCAATTAGGTGCAAACTCAGGATCAGGTCCTTATGTGACTTATTTTGCAGTTCCTGTAGACTTCACGGCTGCAAGTACATTTAAGTTTGATGTAAATGTTGGATTCTGGAACGGTAATGCTTTAAAGGTTTACTATACAACCAACTATACACCGCTTGGAGACATTACAGCAGCGACAAAAACAGATATTACATCAGCATTTACAATTCCTCAGGCACCTATAAGTGGCTATGGAACATTAGCTCCGGCTGGTACATACACAATTCCTGCATCTGTAACAGGTAACGGATTTATCTTGTTTGAATATACAGGAAATGGAAGTGGTGTTACAACTACCATTCAATTAGATAATATTCAAGCTCAGTAA
- a CDS encoding carboxypeptidase regulatory-like domain-containing protein: MIKKLSLVSLFTLLPASFYFAQTTVFAYVKDSQGKPVEQAEVDVKGAENDVTADKIGYFQLVDLQPGHYQLVITKPNYETKVMEFDVANDEKRKDLGVVTLYSSLTTADQGLAIIDSNDDDEDSSQASTVGLLQSSMDVYSRIAAFDLGFYWFRPRGIDGRSGETMMNGVSMVKSDNGSVDFSNWGGLNEITRYPEISQNHAPSEYAFGGNSSVIYKNTKASEYRKGFQFTQSLTNRNYRNRTSLRYTSGMNSKGWAFTVMGARRWAEEGIQEGTFYDAYGTYLGVEKKFNDKHSMTFNFIGSPYRRSTASPSTQEVYDYRGVHYNSYWGYQDGEKRSERVRRGFQPIFQLQDFWKINTKSSLWTTASYQFGKDRGSRLDWNGVTNPSPQYYRNLPSYYINSIIYNATNNSLNPALYTTLTDAYNTSLQGWLNGDPSITQINWDRLYENNQKNDVVDQAEMSRLYNLSGKRSKVYMVDDVSDDKIFNAGTHYTYNFNDRTKFILNASYQNYRSELYREMKDLLGGDYAINVDPFKESARPGSTGFYNTNDSDVEVKVGDRMTYNYIIRRQDVKINPGLKLSTGNFDVFVSALAGYSTSNREGLFKHYLYENSEGKSKDYNFWNFGLKAQVVYRINGRNFLVYNGAMYNQAPFLEDLFINPRVNALVNPSIRSTVYTANDLSYVISTPFLKLRATGYLVDTQNETNVQRFFADGIQLNNTNPDGSVSQVQSAFVTQVMSNVEKRNMGAELGVDVKVLPTLSLQGLASYGQFTYRNNPDVYLVSDASGSSVTSFGQAYIKNYKQGGTPQQAYSLGLRYNNPKYWWVGANWNYLDDNYLDPSPALRTNNFIQNPFSSTPFLGLDNDQVRDMLRPVKLPSAFFLNANAGKSFVFGKYYLLLTASVNNILDNKRYITGGFEQTRETKAADFAADFYSPTPSFGPKYWYTQGRSYFVNLQFRF, from the coding sequence ATGATTAAAAAACTATCTTTAGTCTCTTTATTTACTTTACTTCCGGCATCTTTTTACTTTGCGCAGACTACCGTCTTTGCTTATGTAAAAGATTCTCAGGGAAAGCCTGTTGAGCAGGCAGAAGTAGATGTAAAAGGGGCAGAAAATGATGTAACGGCTGATAAGATTGGTTATTTCCAGCTTGTCGATTTGCAGCCGGGGCATTACCAACTGGTCATTACCAAACCCAATTACGAAACAAAAGTAATGGAGTTTGATGTTGCCAACGATGAAAAAAGAAAAGATCTAGGAGTTGTTACATTATATTCTAGTCTTACTACTGCAGATCAAGGATTGGCAATTATCGACAGCAATGATGACGATGAAGACAGCAGCCAAGCATCTACTGTAGGATTATTGCAATCTTCTATGGATGTTTATAGTAGAATTGCAGCGTTTGATTTAGGATTCTATTGGTTCCGACCGAGAGGTATCGACGGCAGATCAGGTGAAACCATGATGAATGGTGTTTCTATGGTAAAATCTGATAACGGGAGTGTAGACTTCAGCAATTGGGGTGGCCTAAATGAAATCACAAGATATCCTGAAATTTCTCAGAACCACGCACCGTCAGAATATGCTTTTGGTGGTAATAGCTCAGTGATTTATAAAAATACAAAAGCTAGTGAGTACAGAAAGGGATTTCAGTTTACCCAGTCTCTTACCAACAGAAACTACAGAAACAGAACTTCTCTTCGATACACCTCTGGGATGAATAGCAAAGGCTGGGCATTTACAGTGATGGGTGCAAGAAGATGGGCAGAAGAGGGTATTCAGGAAGGAACTTTCTATGATGCATACGGAACTTATCTTGGAGTTGAGAAAAAGTTTAATGATAAGCATTCAATGACATTCAATTTCATTGGTTCACCATACAGGAGATCTACGGCAAGCCCAAGTACTCAAGAGGTTTATGATTACAGAGGTGTGCATTATAATTCTTATTGGGGTTATCAGGATGGTGAGAAAAGAAGTGAAAGGGTGAGAAGAGGCTTTCAGCCTATTTTTCAACTTCAGGATTTCTGGAAAATTAATACAAAATCCAGTCTTTGGACAACAGCCTCATACCAATTTGGAAAAGATAGGGGTTCGCGCCTAGATTGGAATGGTGTTACAAACCCTTCACCGCAATATTACAGAAATTTACCAAGCTATTATATCAACAGCATTATTTATAATGCTACCAACAACAGTTTAAATCCTGCTTTATATACTACATTAACCGATGCTTATAATACAAGTTTACAGGGATGGTTAAATGGTGATCCTTCTATAACGCAGATAAATTGGGACAGATTATATGAAAATAATCAGAAAAATGATGTTGTAGATCAGGCAGAAATGTCTCGTTTATATAATTTGAGCGGTAAAAGATCTAAAGTTTATATGGTAGATGATGTAAGTGATGATAAAATCTTCAACGCAGGAACTCACTACACTTATAATTTTAATGACCGTACAAAATTTATTCTAAATGCTTCTTATCAAAACTACAGATCTGAATTGTATCGTGAGATGAAAGATCTTTTAGGAGGTGATTATGCAATCAATGTAGATCCGTTCAAAGAATCTGCAAGGCCGGGCTCTACAGGATTTTATAATACAAATGATTCTGATGTTGAGGTAAAAGTAGGTGATCGTATGACTTACAACTATATCATTAGAAGACAGGATGTTAAAATAAACCCGGGCTTGAAATTGTCTACCGGTAACTTTGATGTATTTGTTTCTGCATTAGCAGGATATTCTACCTCAAACAGAGAAGGCTTATTTAAGCATTATTTGTACGAAAATTCAGAAGGAAAAAGCAAAGATTATAACTTCTGGAATTTTGGACTAAAAGCACAGGTTGTTTACCGTATCAATGGTAGAAACTTCTTGGTATATAACGGGGCAATGTACAATCAGGCGCCATTCTTAGAAGATTTATTTATCAACCCAAGAGTTAATGCTTTGGTAAATCCAAGTATCAGAAGTACAGTATATACAGCAAATGATTTGAGTTATGTAATTAGTACTCCTTTCCTTAAATTAAGAGCTACAGGTTATTTAGTTGATACTCAGAATGAAACGAACGTACAGAGGTTCTTTGCGGATGGTATTCAATTAAACAATACCAATCCCGACGGTTCTGTTTCTCAGGTTCAGAGCGCATTTGTAACCCAGGTAATGTCAAATGTTGAGAAAAGAAACATGGGTGCAGAATTAGGTGTTGATGTCAAGGTTTTACCGACATTGTCTTTACAAGGTCTGGCAAGCTACGGTCAGTTTACCTACCGTAATAATCCTGATGTATATTTGGTTTCAGACGCCTCTGGAAGCAGCGTTACTTCGTTTGGACAAGCATATATCAAAAACTACAAGCAGGGAGGTACCCCTCAACAAGCATACTCTTTAGGTTTACGTTACAACAATCCTAAATATTGGTGGGTAGGTGCAAACTGGAATTATCTGGACGATAATTATCTAGACCCATCTCCTGCTTTAAGAACCAATAATTTTATTCAAAATCCGTTCTCTAGCACACCATTTTTAGGACTTGACAATGATCAGGTAAGAGATATGCTAAGACCGGTGAAGCTGCCTTCAGCATTTTTCCTGAATGCTAATGCAGGAAAATCATTTGTATTTGGAAAATATTACTTATTGCTTACCGCATCTGTGAACAATATTTTAGATAATAAAAGATACATCACCGGAGGATTCGAGCAGACGAGAGAAACCAAAGCGGCAGATTTTGCGGCAGATTTCTATAGTCCGACGCCTTCTTTTGGTCCGAAGTATTGGTATACTCAAGGACGTTCATATTTTGTTAACTTACAATTTAGATTCTAA
- a CDS encoding cation diffusion facilitator family transporter yields MSSNKNINKDKISFQKWIAVFGIVLFVAKIIAWKLTNSDAVFSDAMESIVNVISAFMGLYSLHLASKPKDEDHPYGHGKVEFVTAGIEGALIAIAGIMIIYEGINSLVTGRILNDLDWGIAIIAATAVINYFLGYISIKKGEKESSLVLIASGKHLQSDTITTLGVVISLIIVYFTKIYWIDSVVALIFGFYIIFVGYKIIRKSLSGIMDEQDPELLNNIIQLLENNRETEWIDIHNMKIQQFGASLHIDAHITLPWYYSLRDAHKEMEKVILLLAKNTIRTVEFNFHMDDCKPISCPICQIMDCPVREQPFIRRVEWTAENVTNVDKHTAE; encoded by the coding sequence ATGAGCTCTAACAAAAACATCAATAAAGATAAAATAAGCTTTCAAAAATGGATTGCCGTTTTTGGGATCGTCCTTTTTGTCGCAAAAATTATCGCCTGGAAACTTACCAACTCAGATGCCGTTTTTTCTGATGCTATGGAGAGTATTGTGAATGTGATCAGTGCATTTATGGGGCTGTATTCCTTGCATTTAGCCTCAAAACCGAAAGACGAAGACCATCCTTATGGTCATGGCAAGGTAGAATTTGTCACTGCAGGAATCGAAGGCGCCCTTATCGCCATTGCCGGAATTATGATTATCTATGAAGGCATCAATAGTTTGGTAACCGGCAGAATATTAAATGACCTCGATTGGGGAATTGCCATCATTGCTGCGACTGCAGTTATCAACTATTTCCTTGGATATATTTCTATAAAAAAAGGTGAAAAAGAGAGCTCTCTCGTTCTTATCGCCTCAGGAAAGCATCTGCAGTCTGATACCATTACGACGCTGGGTGTTGTGATCAGTTTAATTATTGTTTATTTCACCAAAATCTATTGGATAGATTCGGTTGTTGCCCTCATATTTGGGTTTTATATTATTTTTGTAGGTTACAAAATCATCCGGAAATCCTTAAGTGGAATCATGGACGAGCAGGATCCTGAACTTTTAAACAATATTATTCAGCTTTTAGAAAATAATAGAGAAACAGAGTGGATCGACATTCATAACATGAAAATCCAGCAGTTTGGAGCGTCATTACATATCGACGCACACATTACGCTACCTTGGTATTACAGTCTTCGTGATGCGCACAAAGAAATGGAAAAAGTCATTCTTCTTTTAGCTAAAAATACCATAAGGACAGTTGAATTCAATTTCCATATGGATGACTGCAAACCCATCTCCTGCCCTATCTGTCAGATCATGGATTGCCCTGTCCGCGAACAACCCTTTATAAGAAGAGTTGAATGGACTGCCGAAAATGTAACCAACGTCGACAAACATACAGCAGAATAA
- a CDS encoding LOG family protein, which yields MGIEGSRDESLQNPELDINESILHNSFRQKTWDEIVTKDSWMVFKIMAEFVDGYERMAKIGPCVSIFGSARLKSESKYYKMAVEIAEKITKIGFGIITGGGPGIMEAGNKGAFNSAGKSIGLNIDLPFEQHFNPYINKMYSLNFDYFFVRKVMFVKYSQGFIVMPGGFGTLDELTEAITLIQTNKIGKFPIVLVGSEFWSGLLGWFKETLLREGMISENDLDLYRVVDTADEAVEHIRAFYEKYAVNVNF from the coding sequence ATGGGAATTGAAGGAAGCAGGGATGAGAGTTTACAAAATCCTGAATTAGATATCAACGAATCAATATTACACAACAGTTTCAGACAGAAAACATGGGATGAGATCGTGACCAAAGACAGCTGGATGGTTTTCAAGATCATGGCAGAGTTTGTAGACGGTTATGAAAGAATGGCCAAAATAGGACCTTGTGTTTCTATTTTTGGCTCTGCAAGATTAAAGTCTGAAAGTAAGTACTACAAAATGGCTGTAGAAATTGCCGAAAAAATTACAAAAATCGGTTTTGGAATAATAACCGGCGGTGGTCCCGGAATCATGGAAGCCGGAAACAAAGGCGCTTTCAATTCTGCAGGAAAATCTATCGGTTTAAATATTGATCTGCCATTTGAACAGCATTTCAACCCTTACATCAACAAAATGTACTCGCTAAATTTCGATTATTTTTTCGTCAGAAAAGTCATGTTTGTAAAATATTCTCAGGGTTTCATAGTGATGCCCGGAGGTTTCGGAACATTGGATGAGCTAACGGAAGCGATTACCTTAATTCAAACCAATAAAATCGGGAAGTTCCCTATCGTTCTGGTGGGATCTGAATTTTGGAGCGGTCTGCTTGGATGGTTTAAAGAAACTTTATTAAGAGAAGGAATGATTTCTGAAAATGATTTGGATCTGTACCGTGTGGTAGATACCGCTGACGAAGCTGTAGAGCACATCAGAGCCTTCTATGAAAAATACGCAGTCAATGTTAACTTTTAA
- a CDS encoding DUF6702 family protein, translating into MKKFLYISGILSLFALMSFMTADFFSSMTKVDYIDGSKTLKFTTKMNTSHISDAIKINRSTAGFEAEVKKYVNNNFDVYVNNSPKTLTFTGSQVSGETVWVYFETGGVSDVSSLKIKNTILLSAFPKQINLVNIAYKGNQKTMNFQRGKETNEVSF; encoded by the coding sequence ATGAAAAAATTTTTATACATATCAGGTATTTTATCATTATTTGCATTGATGAGTTTCATGACTGCAGATTTCTTCTCATCAATGACGAAAGTAGATTATATTGACGGAAGCAAAACACTGAAATTTACCACAAAAATGAATACGAGTCATATTTCGGATGCCATCAAAATCAACCGAAGTACAGCGGGTTTTGAAGCCGAAGTAAAGAAATACGTCAATAATAATTTTGATGTTTATGTAAACAATTCTCCTAAAACTCTCACATTCACAGGAAGTCAGGTGAGTGGAGAAACAGTATGGGTTTATTTTGAAACAGGAGGCGTTTCTGATGTAAGCAGTCTTAAGATTAAGAATACCATTCTTCTAAGTGCTTTTCCTAAACAGATTAACCTCGTAAATATTGCCTATAAAGGAAATCAAAAAACCATGAATTTTCAACGTGGTAAAGAGACAAACGAAGTTTCTTTTTAA
- a CDS encoding exosortase F system-associated membrane protein, with amino-acid sequence MKILSWLIVIAGIFGLVGVRMLEDQIFYDPFLNYFHEANKNVVFPEFEWGILVLSHIFRFVLNLIFSSIIIHFLFKNKEWTIQGVLLIAIVFIITFPIYLYCIYDRFEMGYLFSFYMRRFVIQPLILLLIVPLFYYRKQILLKNSL; translated from the coding sequence ATGAAAATTCTTAGCTGGCTGATCGTTATAGCCGGAATTTTCGGGCTTGTTGGGGTGAGAATGCTGGAAGATCAGATTTTTTATGATCCTTTTCTAAATTATTTCCATGAGGCAAATAAAAATGTTGTTTTCCCGGAATTTGAATGGGGAATTCTGGTTCTCAGCCATATTTTCAGATTTGTCCTGAATCTTATTTTCTCAAGTATTATCATTCATTTTTTGTTTAAAAATAAAGAATGGACAATACAAGGTGTGCTTTTAATTGCTATTGTTTTCATTATAACTTTCCCCATCTATCTCTACTGCATCTATGACAGATTTGAAATGGGATATCTTTTTTCTTTTTATATGCGCAGGTTTGTTATTCAGCCTCTTATTTTACTTCTGATTGTTCCGTTGTTTTATTACAGGAAACAAATCTTGCTGAAAAATTCGTTATAG